In Streptomyces qaidamensis, one DNA window encodes the following:
- a CDS encoding cytochrome c oxidase subunit 3: MSVVATATTVETGHAHPSVNRPNLTSVGTIIWLSSELMFFAALFAMYFTLRSVTGPDHWKEMAAHLNFPFSATNTTILVLSSLTCQLGVFAAERGDVKKLRMWFIVTFVMGAIFIGGQVFEYTELVKEAGLSLSSDPYGSVFYLTTGFHGLHVTGGLIAFLLVLGRTYAARRFTHEQATAAIVVSYYWHFVDVVWIGLFATIYMIK; the protein is encoded by the coding sequence ATGTCGGTCGTGGCGACAGCAACGACAGTAGAAACCGGGCACGCGCACCCGTCGGTCAATCGGCCGAACCTCACCAGCGTCGGAACGATCATCTGGCTGAGTTCCGAGCTGATGTTCTTCGCGGCCCTCTTCGCGATGTACTTCACCCTGCGATCGGTGACGGGTCCCGATCACTGGAAGGAGATGGCTGCCCATCTCAACTTCCCGTTCTCGGCGACGAACACCACCATCCTGGTGCTCTCCTCGCTCACCTGCCAGCTCGGCGTCTTCGCCGCCGAGCGCGGTGACGTGAAGAAGCTGCGGATGTGGTTCATCGTCACCTTCGTAATGGGTGCGATCTTCATCGGCGGTCAGGTCTTCGAGTACACGGAGCTGGTCAAGGAGGCGGGCCTGTCCCTGTCCTCCGACCCGTACGGCTCGGTGTTCTACCTGACCACCGGCTTCCACGGACTGCACGTGACGGGCGGACTCATCGCCTTCCTGCTGGTCCTGGGCCGGACCTACGCGGCCCGGAGGTTCACCCACGAGCAGGCGACGGCCGCGATCGTCGTGTCCTACTACTGGCACTTCGTCGATGTCGTCTGGATCGGTCTCTTCGCCACGATCTACATGATCAAGTAG
- a CDS encoding c-type cytochrome — MKKLSARRRHPLAALVVLLLALACTGGLYAVFAPADKAQADETAQSLTIEEGKKLYAVGCASCHGTGGQGTSDGPSLVGVGAAAVDFQVATGRMPAATSQGPQVPEKKNIYSQAEIDQLAAYIASLGAGPSIPTEEQYGPEGADIAKGGELFRNNCAQCHNFTGKGGALTHGKYAPSLEDVAPKHIYEAMQTGPQNMPSFPDTTLSEKNKKDIIAYLDAVNSEKTESPGGLALGGLGPVSEGLFGWIFGLGGLIAVAVWVAARTAKAKKS, encoded by the coding sequence GTGAAAAAGCTCTCCGCACGACGACGCCACCCGCTGGCGGCGCTCGTCGTCCTACTCCTCGCGCTGGCATGCACCGGGGGGCTGTACGCCGTGTTCGCACCCGCGGACAAGGCGCAGGCCGACGAAACCGCCCAGTCCCTCACCATCGAGGAGGGCAAGAAGCTCTACGCCGTCGGCTGCGCCAGTTGCCACGGCACCGGCGGTCAGGGCACCTCCGACGGGCCGAGCCTGGTGGGTGTGGGCGCCGCGGCCGTCGACTTCCAGGTGGCCACCGGCCGTATGCCGGCCGCCACCTCCCAGGGCCCCCAGGTCCCGGAGAAGAAGAACATCTACTCGCAGGCCGAGATCGACCAGCTCGCGGCGTACATCGCCTCGCTGGGCGCCGGCCCGTCGATCCCGACGGAGGAGCAGTACGGCCCCGAGGGTGCCGACATCGCCAAGGGCGGTGAGCTGTTCCGCAACAACTGCGCGCAGTGCCACAACTTCACCGGCAAGGGCGGTGCGCTGACACACGGCAAGTACGCGCCGAGCCTCGAAGACGTCGCCCCGAAGCACATCTACGAGGCCATGCAGACCGGCCCGCAGAACATGCCGTCCTTCCCCGACACCACACTGTCGGAGAAGAACAAGAAGGACATCATCGCGTACCTCGACGCGGTCAACAGCGAAAAGACCGAGAGCCCCGGCGGCCTCGCACTGGGTGGCCTCGGGCCGGTCAGCGAGGGCCTGTTCGGCTGGATCTTCGGTCTCGGCGGTCTGATCGCCGTCGCCGTGTGGGTCGCCGCCCGGACCGCAAAGGCCAAGAAGTCATGA
- a CDS encoding ubiquinol-cytochrome c reductase iron-sulfur subunit, producing the protein MSSQDIPEENLPAAQSAGHDQHGHDAVSVADDKHPFADPGLPPHEHRIQDVDERAAKRSERSVALMFTVSMLATVAFIASFVAIPVDKAVYIWPLGHISALNFALGMTLGIALFCIGAGAVHWARTLMSDVEVADERHPIEATPEVREKVFADFNQGAKESALGRRKLIRNTMLGALTLVPLSGVVLLRDLGPLPGTKLRHTLWSKGKLLVNMNTNEPLRPSDVAVGSLTFAKPEGLEEHDHGFQNEIAKAALMIVRIQPEDIKDKRELEWSHEGIVAYSKICTHVGCPISLYEQQTHHVLCPCHQSTFDLSDGARVIFGPAGHALPQLRIGVNDEGYLEALGDFDEPVGPAFWERG; encoded by the coding sequence ATGAGTAGCCAAGACATTCCAGAAGAGAACCTGCCTGCCGCGCAGTCCGCAGGACATGACCAGCACGGGCACGACGCGGTGAGCGTCGCGGACGACAAGCACCCGTTCGCCGACCCGGGCCTGCCGCCCCACGAGCACCGGATCCAGGACGTCGACGAGCGGGCCGCCAAGCGGTCGGAGCGCTCGGTCGCCCTGATGTTCACGGTGTCGATGCTGGCCACGGTCGCCTTCATCGCCTCGTTCGTGGCGATCCCGGTCGACAAGGCGGTCTACATCTGGCCGCTCGGCCACATCAGCGCCCTGAACTTCGCGCTGGGCATGACGCTCGGCATCGCGCTGTTCTGCATCGGCGCGGGCGCCGTCCACTGGGCCCGGACCCTGATGTCGGACGTGGAGGTCGCCGACGAGCGGCACCCGATCGAGGCGACGCCCGAGGTCCGCGAGAAGGTCTTCGCGGACTTCAACCAGGGCGCCAAGGAGTCCGCGCTCGGCCGCCGCAAGCTGATCCGCAACACGATGCTCGGCGCGCTCACGCTGGTGCCGCTCTCCGGCGTCGTGCTGCTGCGCGACCTCGGTCCGCTGCCCGGCACGAAGCTCCGCCACACGCTCTGGTCCAAGGGCAAGCTGCTCGTCAACATGAACACGAACGAGCCGCTGCGTCCGTCCGATGTCGCGGTCGGTTCGCTGACCTTCGCCAAGCCCGAGGGCCTGGAGGAGCACGACCACGGGTTCCAGAACGAGATCGCCAAGGCCGCCCTGATGATCGTCCGGATCCAGCCGGAGGACATCAAGGACAAGCGCGAGCTCGAGTGGTCGCACGAGGGCATCGTCGCGTACTCGAAGATCTGCACCCACGTCGGTTGCCCGATCTCCCTGTACGAGCAGCAGACGCATCACGTGCTCTGCCCCTGCCACCAGTCCACCTTCGACCTCTCCGACGGTGCCCGAGTGATCTTCGGTCCCGCCGGTCACGCCCTGCCGCAGCTCCGCATCGGCGTGAACGACGAGGGCTATCTTGAGGCGCTCGGCGACTTCGACGAGCCCGTCGGCCCTGCTTTCTGGGAGCGCGGATGA
- a CDS encoding cytochrome b: MSTAQERRKAPAGERVADWADGRLGIYSLAKANMRKIFPDHWSFMLGEICLYSFIIIILTGVYLTLFFHPSMNEVEYHGSYVPMQGVLMSEAFASTLDISFDVRGGLLIRQIHHWAAIIFLAGMFVHMMRVFFTGAFRKPREINWLFGFLLFVLGMFTGFTGYSLPDDLLSGTGVRFTQGAILSVPIVGTYISMFLFGGEFPGTDFIARFYSIHILLLPGIMLGLVVGHLILVFYHKHTQFAGPGRTNKNVVGMPLLPVYMAKAGGFFFLVFGFIAALSAIATINPIWVLGPYRPDQVSTGAQPDWYMGFAEGLIRAMPGWEINLWGHTLVLGVFIPLVLFGVFLGIIALYPFIESWVTGDKREHHILDRPRNAPTRTGVGVAWVTGYVIMLIGGGNDIVATHFHLSINAVTWFVRIGFFVGPVLAFIVTKRICLGLQRRDKEKVLHGRESGIIKRLPHGEFIEVHEPLSQEQMYTLTAHEQYQPAEIGPTVDENGVERKVKGSEKLRAKLSDAYYGEGAQIPKPTAEEYREITSGHGHH; this comes from the coding sequence ATGAGCACTGCACAAGAACGACGCAAGGCGCCCGCGGGTGAGCGGGTCGCCGACTGGGCCGACGGCCGCCTCGGGATCTACTCCCTGGCCAAGGCCAACATGCGCAAGATCTTCCCGGACCACTGGTCCTTCATGCTGGGTGAGATCTGCCTCTACAGCTTCATCATCATCATCCTCACGGGTGTGTACCTGACGCTGTTCTTCCACCCGTCGATGAACGAGGTGGAGTACCACGGCAGTTACGTCCCCATGCAGGGCGTGCTGATGAGTGAGGCGTTCGCCTCCACGCTGGACATCAGCTTCGACGTCCGCGGCGGTCTGCTCATCCGGCAGATCCACCACTGGGCGGCGATCATCTTCCTCGCCGGCATGTTCGTGCACATGATGCGCGTCTTCTTCACCGGCGCGTTCCGCAAGCCGCGTGAGATCAACTGGCTGTTCGGCTTCCTGCTGTTCGTCCTGGGCATGTTCACCGGTTTCACCGGCTACTCGCTCCCGGACGACCTGCTCTCCGGCACCGGTGTCCGCTTCACCCAGGGCGCGATCCTGTCCGTGCCGATCGTCGGCACGTACATCTCGATGTTCCTGTTCGGCGGGGAGTTCCCGGGCACCGACTTCATCGCCCGGTTCTACTCGATCCACATCCTGCTGCTGCCGGGCATCATGCTCGGGCTCGTGGTCGGCCACCTGATCCTGGTCTTCTACCACAAGCACACCCAGTTCGCGGGTCCCGGCCGGACCAACAAGAACGTCGTCGGCATGCCCCTGCTGCCGGTCTACATGGCCAAGGCCGGAGGCTTCTTCTTCCTGGTCTTCGGTTTCATCGCGGCCCTCTCCGCGATCGCGACGATCAACCCGATCTGGGTCCTGGGCCCGTACCGGCCCGACCAGGTGTCGACCGGCGCCCAGCCCGACTGGTACATGGGCTTCGCCGAAGGCCTGATCCGGGCGATGCCGGGCTGGGAGATCAACCTCTGGGGCCACACACTCGTCCTGGGCGTGTTCATCCCGCTGGTGCTCTTCGGTGTGTTCCTCGGGATCATCGCCCTCTACCCGTTCATCGAGTCGTGGGTCACCGGGGACAAGCGCGAGCACCACATCCTGGACCGGCCGCGCAACGCCCCGACCCGCACCGGTGTCGGTGTCGCGTGGGTCACCGGCTACGTCATCATGCTGATCGGCGGTGGCAACGACATCGTCGCCACCCACTTCCACCTGTCGATCAACGCGGTGACCTGGTTCGTCCGGATCGGGTTCTTCGTCGGACCGGTCCTCGCCTTCATCGTCACCAAGCGCATCTGCCTCGGCCTGCAGCGCCGGGACAAGGAGAAGGTGCTGCACGGCCGCGAGTCGGGCATCATCAAGCGCCTGCCGCACGGTGAGTTCATCGAGGTGCACGAGCCGCTCAGCCAGGAGCAGATGTACACGCTCACGGCGCACGAGCAGTACCAGCCGGCCGAGATCGGCCCGACGGTCGACGAGAACGGTGTCGAGCGCAAGGTGAAGGGCTCCGAGAAGCTGCGCGCCAAGCTCAGCGACGCCTACTACGGCGAGGGCGCCCAGATCCCGAAGCCCACCGCCGAGGAGTACCGGGAGATCACGAGCGGCCACGGCCACCACTGA